A window from Mauremys reevesii isolate NIE-2019 linkage group 9, ASM1616193v1, whole genome shotgun sequence encodes these proteins:
- the FYTTD1 gene encoding UAP56-interacting factor → MLPRVRRVGGRCLSQGGEAAAAAPLSSAMNGFRVGATPLGFSAAAARSGSSESLEKIDMSLDDIIKLNKKEERKQYSPKMNRRLQQNGTRQFRMRGTRWGIQQQTGFGKNRLGRRRRVTGKKRPYGVITGLAARKVLGSRGGISPLNRQPLSEKNTQRNYPVLKRKMTLQRPFELQRKQMPALRRPVPLNRRSNIPSTFARIGNKLNQQKDMRQATFLFRRGLKVQAQVQPVEELLDNQAAKRTRQWRTSTTNGGILTVSIDNPGAIPSPVSQKPRLTRVPMPPFLMKKEQPEEKKIPKGVTLQFDINSVGKQTGMTLNERFGILKEQRTALSQTKGSRFVTVG, encoded by the exons ATGTTACCGCGCGTGCGCAGAGTGGGCGGCCGTTGTCTCAGTCAGGGAGGGGAGGCGGCAGCGGCGGCTCCTCTCAGTTCGGCCATGAACGGCTTCCGTGTCGGGGCGACCCCCTTGGGCTTCTCCGCGGCGGCTGCCCGGAGCGGCAGCAGCGAGAGCCTGGAGAAGATCGACATGTCGCTGG atgatataatTAAATTGaataagaaagaagaaagaaagcagTACTCCCCCAAAATGAACAGAAGGCTTCAACAGAATGGAACTCGACAGTTCAGGATGAGGGGGACCAGGTGGGGAATCCAACAGCAGACAG GTTTCGGTAAGAACCGTTTGGGACGCAGAAGGAGGGTAACAGGGAAGAAGCGGCCCTATGGAGttataactggcttggcagcgaGGAAAGTACTAGGTTCACGTGGAGGGATTAGTCCTCTGAACAGACAACCACTTAGCGAGAAG aacacaCAGCGAAACTACCCAGTTTTGAAAAGGAAAATGACCCTTCAGAGGCCATTTGAATTGCAGAGAAAACAAATGCCAGCTCTCAGGAGGCCTGTCCCATTAAACAGGAG GAGTAATATACCATCCACTTTTGCCAGAATTGGAAATAAACTAAACCAGCAGAAAGACATGCGTCAAGCAACTTTCCTCTTCAGGAGGGGTCTGAAG GTGCAGGCACAAGTACAGCCAGTAGAAGAACTTCTGGATAATCAGGCAGCAAAGAGAACTCGCCA ATGGCGTACTTCTACCACAAATGGAGGCATTCTGACTGTATCTATTGACAACCCTGGAGCAATCCCATCCCCAGT TTCCCAGAAGCCACGGCTAACTCGTGTTCCTATGCCTCCATTTCTAATGAAGAAGGAGCAACCAGAAGAGAAGAAGATTCCCAAAGGAGTTACGTTGCAATTTGATATCAACAGTGTTGGAAAACAG actgGAATGACTTTGAATGAGCGCTTTGGGATCCTCAAGGAACAAAGAACAGCCCTGTCTCAGACCAAAGGAAGCCGTTTCGTAACAGTGGGTTAA